The following are encoded together in the Tetrapisispora phaffii CBS 4417 chromosome 5, complete genome genome:
- the YPT35 gene encoding Ypt35p (similar to Saccharomyces cerevisiae YPT35 (YHR105W); ancestral locus Anc_5.410) gives MNNLKSVTPEPINLIDEENDDLEVVLNKNNGSDEITGIHKVIVSDYNIIENEIVVWKLTVVLLRRRENIEKKLELYKYKRFSDFKTLRDKIIADNKKKDVPLKFNLPELPPSVPWYNKWQYVSYNLNPNWLNKRQQGLEYFINYIICDSRILKQNKEIIYEFLNL, from the coding sequence ATGAATAACCTAAAATCTGTAACGCCTGAACCTATCAATTTAATCGATGAAGAGAATGATGATTTGGAGGTAgtattgaataaaaataatggtaGTGATGAAATTACGGGTATACATAAAGTTATTGTTAGTGATTATAACATAATCGAGaatgaaattgttgtttGGAAACTAACCGTTGTGTTGTTGAGAAGACGTGAAAATATAGagaaaaaattggaattaTATAAGTATAAAAGGTTCAGTGATTTTAAGACTTTAAGAGATAAAATTATAGCTGAtaacaagaagaaagatGTACCACTGAAATTTAATCTACCTGAACTGCCCCCTAGTGTTCCATGGTACAATAAATGGCAATATGTATCGTATAATTTAAACCCAAACTGGTTAAATAAAAGGCAACAAGGACTAGAATATTTCATCAACTACATTATATGTGATTCGAGAATActaaaacaaaacaaagaaattatatacGAGTTCCTAAACTTGTAA
- the TPHA0E01840 gene encoding thioredoxin-disulfide reductase (similar to Saccharomyces cerevisiae TRR1 (YDR353W) and TRR2 (YHR106W); ancestral locus Anc_5.411) produces MSMLGNILLRKGLTYSSPQNSATSNEVLKKMVHNKVTIIGSGPAAHTAAIYLARAEYPPTLYEGMFANGIAAGGQLTTTTEIENFPGFPDGLDGSELVERMKQQSIKFGTTVITETISKVDLSSRPFKLWTEFNEDADPITTDALIIATGASAKRMHVPGEDTYWQKGISACAVCDGAVPIFRNKPLAVVGGGDSACEEAEFLTKYGSKIFLLVRKDHLRASTIMQRRVEKNPKIDILYNTELKEAKGDGKLLQSLAIFNNKENTNSDLPVNGLFYAIGHTPATAIVKGQVDQDEVGYIKTVPGTSLTSVKGVFAAGDVQDSRYRQAITSAGSGCMAGLDAEKYLQELYD; encoded by the coding sequence ATGTCCATGCTAGGAAATATATTACTAAGAAAGGGTCTTACCTATTCTAGTCCGCAAAACTCAGCTACTTCGAATGAagtattgaaaaaaatggttCACAATAAAGTGACTATCATCGGTTCTGGTCCAGCTGCACATACTGCTGCTATCTACTTGGCTAGAGCTGAGTACCCACCAACGTTATACGAAGGTATGTTTGCCAACGGTATTGCTGCTGGTGGCCAATTGACTACAACTactgaaattgaaaatttccCAGGTTTTCCAGATGGTTTAGATGGTAGTGAGTTAGTTGAAAGAATGAAACAACAGTCCATAAAGTTTGGTACAACTGTTATTACGGAGACTATTTCGAAGGTTGACTTATCATCCAGGCCATTCAAATTATGGACAGAATTTAACGAAGATGCCGACCCAATTACCACAGATGCATTGATTATTGCTACTGGAGCTTCTGCTAAAAGAATGCATGTTCCAGGTGAAGACACTTACTGGCAAAAGGGAATCTCAGCCTGTGCCGTCTGTGACGGTGCTGTTCCAATCTTTAGAAATAAACCATTAGCTGTTGTTGGTGGCGGTGATTCTGCTTGTGAAGAAGCTGAATTTTTAACCAAATATGgttcaaaaattttcttATTAGTAAGAAAAGATCATTTAAGAGCTTCTACTATCATGCAAAGAAGAGTTGAAAAGAACCCAAAGATAGATATCTTATATAACACTGAATTGAAGGAAGCTAAAGGTGACGGTAAATTACTGCAATCATTAgctattttcaataacaaGGAAAATACTAATTCCGATTTACCTGTCAATGGTTTATTCTACGCCATTGGTCACACCCCAGCCACAGCTATCGTCAAGGGCCAAGTCGACCAAGACGAAGTTGGTTACATCAAGACTGTCCCAGGAACTTCTTTAACATCTGTTAAAGGTGTCTTTGCTGCCGGTGATGTTCAAGATTCAAGATATAGACAAGCTATTACATCCGCAGGTTCAGGTTGTATGGCTGGTCTAGATGCTGAGAAGTATTTACAAGAACTATATGACTAA
- the CTM1 gene encoding cytochrome c lysine N-methyltransferase (similar to Saccharomyces cerevisiae CTM1 (YHR109W); ancestral locus Anc_5.419), whose product MQSLIEWYKLNTGIRVHDNVIIKESFDGSVSAGFGLYLNRGELFDTIDRNKDTQIVLLRIPKHNTFNINTLLEILKDRNQYDSIEDFENTNKIISNLFKKFTTFLSGNNLMNIFLSETTIIIFYFSIFSWMIKQNMFIPEQFKYYLMKVLQVTKIDSKYNYKLPILRDIYKQYPFMDTVEKHIEAYETFFYDNEIKIDEDTLLQLYFAITSRVLEIPEALANVNTKDDELKDTEDYVVSSTLVPILDFVNHSNQYTNAYFDIDRKTDDVLLVFDIEKYQSLPIKYTLTTGEYIEVYISYSKVEEVNHFLNVYGFLPKPNTGSDTKTFQSYTLSFDRDYLTKVPMSISNEDEDVNIRDFYKWFEISPAISLVNINGEWKISRDVQLLQVLLPFISKESNSFYWEYDKHYAKLLAYLNSLVEGLEEELGHVKFLYELYESHIRSRIQNPENDRVGVPQLAWILHKVEYQTESEDSKKSSDDSGKYSEDSEGDLEDSKKHLTYPLICRPSLETVMEYVYDKVKYDATPACFLSYLKDFCSSRLNILKEKSKLSIKTGNKIETGRIAIEERILQNLTDQLLAIINGEAPSQSLFCTNYDTPSRFPYLSKETKVLDCLSLNDINDDIDKNSVEDIDNLFKNEDMDYFSQYIHFFIDVSRGNIPYLEVEPN is encoded by the coding sequence ATGCAGAGCTTAATTGAATGgtataaattaaatacaGGAATCAGGGTGCATGATAATGttataattaaagaatCATTTGATGGAAGCGTGAGTGCGGGTTTTGgattatatttgaatagGGGAGAACTTTTCGATACTATTGACAGAAATAAAGATACACAAATTGTTCTCTTAAGAATACCGAAACATAatacttttaatataaatacattattggaaatattgaaagataGAAATCAATATGACTCTATCgaagattttgaaaatacgaataaaataatatcaaatttattcaagaaatttaCTACTTTCTTGAGTGGgaataatttaatgaatatatttctatCAGAGACaacaataattatattttatttttcgATATTTAGCTGGATgattaaacaaaatatgtTTATACCTGAGCAATTTAAATACTACTTAATGAAAGTTCTTCAGGTTACTAAAATTGACAGcaaatataattacaaattACCTATTCTACgtgatatatataaacaatacCCGTTTATGGATACGGTAGAAAAACATATAGAAGCGTATGAAACTTTTTTTtatgataatgaaattaaaattgatgaGGACACACTGCTTCAACTATATTTTGCCATAACATCCAGAGTGCTTGAGATTCCTGAAGCTCTCGCTAATGTCAATACCaaagatgatgaattgAAGGATACTGAGGACTACGTTGTAAGTTCTACATTAGTTCCCATATTAGATTTTGTAAATCATTCAAATCAATATACAAATGcttattttgatattgatagGAAAACTGATGATGTATTGTTagtttttgatattgaaaaatatcaatctTTGCctataaaatatacattGACAACAGGGGAATATATCGAAGTATATATCTCATACTCAAAAGTTGAAGAAGTAAATCATTTCCTGAATGTTTATGGTTTTCTACCAAAACCAAATACTGGTAGTGATACAAAAACTTTCCAATCCTATACTCTATCTTTTGATAGAGACTATTTAACAAAAGTTCCGATGAGTATATCAAacgaagatgaagatgtaAATATAAGGGATTTTTATAAATGGTTTGAGATAAGTCCTGCCATTTCGCttgtaaatattaatgGTGAGTGGAAAATAAGTAGAGACGTACAACTACTGCAAGTACTTCTCCCTTTCATATCCAAGGAGAGCAATTCATTTTACTGGGAATATGATAAACATTATGCTAAGTTATTAGCCTATCTCAATTCTCTTGTTGAAGGTTTAGAGGAAGAATTGGGTCATGTAAAGTTTCTCTATGAATTGTACGAATCCCATATACGGTCTAGAATTCAAAACCCTGAAAATGATAGAGTTGGTGTTCCTCAACTAGCTTGGATTCTCCATAAAGTTGAATACCAGACTGAGTCAGAGGATTCTAAAAAGAGCTCGGATGACTCTGGAAAGTACTCAGAGGATTCGGAGGGAGACTTGGAGGATTCCAAAAAACACTTAACTTATCCATTGATATGCAGACCATCGTTAGAGACTGTCATGGAATATGTATATGACAAGGTAAAATATGATGCGACTCCTGCATGTTTTTTGTCCTACTTAAAAGATTTCTGTTCCTCTAGGTTGAACATTTTGAAGGAGAAATCTAAACTGTCAATAAAAACAGGAAATAAGATTGAAACTGGACGTATAgcaattgaagaaagaatattacaaaatttaacAGATCAGTTATTGGCTATTATTAATGGTGAAGCACCTTCCCAATCTTTATTTTGCACTAACTACGATACTCCTTCAAGATTCCCTTACTTAAGCAAAGAGACTAAGGTTCTTGACTGCCTTTCACTCAATGACATAAATGATGACATAGATAAGAACTCGGTTGAAGACATAGacaatttatttaaaaatgaagatatgGATTATTTTAGTCAATacattcatttttttatcGATGTATCAAGAGGCAATATTCCATATCTTGAAGTTGAGCCTAATTGA
- the TPHA0E01870 gene encoding PQ-loop repeat-containing protein (similar to Saccharomyces cerevisiae YDR352W; ancestral locus Anc_5.408), with protein MLSCKESGWTVLSDVAGSLAFLTSFISLMPQIIETYNIKTVEGLSPYFLLCWLMGDITSTIGAIITEQLFFQILLSLYFFANDLTVCLQYYYYGIIHNNELATLSHESKLILGDSDLIGDDDINNLDSPGVIERIRSRVSNSTISGRSAMVVASIASLANQASAHPIEIFTNQPNLHVLEKKYKNQGLGLFMSWLGASFYVGARIPQLIKNYQRKSTDGLSPFLFLTTLLSNIAYNVSIFTSCKYLENDNKSDFLIYELPFIFGSAGTVIFDVIYFYQHYVLYSKDMKFRQLERDVFTSLNDNLGDIPQYESLETNIRKNRATEQTPLLT; from the coding sequence aTGCTAAGTTGTAAAGAATCAGGCTGGACTGTATTATCAGATGTCGCTGGTTCATTAGCGTTTTTAACTTCATTTATATCGTTAATGCCCCAAATCATCGAaacatataatattaaaactgTTGAAGGCTTATCgccatattttttattatgcTGGTTGATGGGTGATATTACATCAACTATTGGAGCTATTATTACGGAACAATTatttttccaaatattACTATcgttatatttttttgcaaaCGATTTAACTGTCTGTCTTcaatactattattatGGCATAATTCATAACAATGAGCTGGCTACTTTGAGTCACGAATCAAAACTTATTTTAGGAGATTCTGATTTAATTGgagatgatgatattaataacCTTGACAGTCCTGGTGTTATTGAACGTATTAGAAGTCGTGTCAGTAATTCTACTATAAGTGGCAGATCTGCAATGGTAGTTGCCAGCATTGCTTCCCTGGCAAACCAAGCTAGTGCACATccaattgaaatatttaccaACCAACCAAATTTACATGTGCTTGAGAAGAAATATAAGAACCAAGGATTAGGTTTGTTTATGTCATGGTTGGGTGCATCTTTTTACGTTGGAGCAAGGATTCCTCAATTGATTAAGAACTATCAAAGAAAATCTACCGACGGGCTCTCTCCATTTCTGTTCTTGACAACACTTTTGAGTAACATTGCCTATAATGTGAGCATATTTACAAGTTGTAAGTActtagaaaatgataacaaATCTGATTTCCTTATTTATGAGCTCCCATTTATTTTCGGTAGTGCAGGAACTGTTATATTTGATGTAATCTATTTTTACCAACATTACGTATTGTATTCAAAGGATATGAAGTTCAGACAATTAGAGAGAGATGTGTTTACTTCATTGAATGATAATCTAGGTGACATCCCACAATATGAATCACTTGAGACCAATATAAGAAAGAATAGAGCAACGGAACAAACCCCCTTATTGACATAG
- the ESC2 gene encoding Esc2p (similar to Saccharomyces cerevisiae ESC2 (YDR363W); ancestral locus Anc_5.425), giving the protein MSDDGDDDDFFMNTDDDPDSYVQEEQVFVNSTEQNITKVVVSEEIHNISKTKVPQTSIFIDSESESETGHTSSSDQNIQKQYVLEVRKLHTGSKRRESDIKSNSANSTDFSDTGSLEMVNYNNTDRTYRSKRRRSQRENIIDEREIRPSGIDADDEFFKAIREASKRPSTLSNSGTPEILNRKYNIMYISKLNGSEERRIQAKVLGTQTFAKVLPPILNTLLKVNKIPSKLRSLYKAENVTLYWNKSKLLNFMNCDSLKIPQTYQNEISELEIILISKEEEQKFEEQFKMQLLEDEQLSQKNIENFNDSNKPFDILNTSYNEYEKELENWNSKDFNVTNDVLDVSNDENSSNNVKGNDSMNLIEISDNESSIKEHGTSNVIKISLMSNDNKKIFVNVRSSTKIQKLVDYFKKCKNLTSNQRIKVIFDHDVLSLDSMIGDNDIEDEDIVEMIIE; this is encoded by the coding sequence ATGAGTGATGAtggtgatgatgatgatttttttatgaATACTGACGATGATCCAGATTCCTATGTTCAAGAAGAACAAGTTTTCGTTAATTCAACTGAACAAAACATAACAAAAGTTGTAGTATCAGAGGAgatacataatatttcgAAAACTAAAGTACCTCAAACTTCAATTTTCATTGATAGTGAGAGTGAATCAGAAACTGGACATACATCTTCAAGTGaccaaaatattcaaaaacagTATGTTCTTGAAGTTAGAAAATTACATACCGGATCTAAGAGAAGAGAATCAGATATCAAATCCAATAGTGCGAACTCAACTGATTTCAGTGATACAGGAAGCTTAGAGATGgttaattataataatactgACCGAACTTATCGTTCTAAGAGAAGACGCAGCCaaagagaaaatattatagatGAACGAGAGATAAGACCAAGTGGGATAGATGCAGACgatgaattttttaagGCAATAAGAGAAGCTTCAAAAAGGCCTTCTACTCTCTCAAACTCAGGTACCCCAGAGATACTTAATCGTAAGTATAACATTATGTATATTTCAAAACTAAATGGTAGcgaagaaagaagaatacAAGCTAAAGTGCTGGGTACACAAACTTTTGCTAAAGTTCTTCCACCTATATTAAATACATTGTTGAAAGTTAATAAGATTCCATCGAAACTAAGGTCTTTATATAAAGCTGAGAATGTAACACTCTATTggaataaatcaaaattattgaattttatgAATTGCGATTCTTTAAAGATTCCGCAGACGTACCAAAATGAGATATCAGAGCTAGAAATTATACTAATCtccaaagaagaagaacagAAGTTTGAGGAGCAATTCAAGATGCAATTGTTAGAGGACGAACAACTATCGCAGAAaaacattgaaaattttaatgattcaaaCAAGccttttgatattttaaacaCAAGttataatgaatatgaGAAGGAACTAGAAAATTGGAATAGTAAAGATTTTAACGTGACAAATGATGTATTGGATGTCAGCAATGATGAAAACAGTTCCAATAATGTTAAAGGTAATGATTCTATGAACCTGATAGAAATATCAGATAATGAAAGCAGCATTAAGGAACACGGCACCTCAaatgtaataaaaatttcattaatgagtaatgataataaaaaaatatttgtgaATGTTCGTAGTAGTACAAAAATACAGAAATTAGTTGACTATTTTAAGAAGTGCAAGAACCTAACTTCAAACCAAAGGATAAAAGTTATATTTGACCATGACGTACTTAGTTTAGACTCAATGATTGGTGACAATGATATAGAGGATGAAGATATCGTTGAGATGATTATAGAATAG
- the CDC12 gene encoding septin CDC12 (similar to Saccharomyces cerevisiae CDC12 (YHR107C); ancestral locus Anc_5.412) — protein MSSIPVSAENTSQIVGISNLPNQRYKIVNEHGGHFTMMVCGESGLGKTTFVNTLFQTTLKHCVQRPTSSSNTTSSRKTVEIDVIRAVLEEKNFKLRVNVIDTPGFGDNVNNNKAWQRIIDFLDDQHDSYMRQEQQPYRDIKFDLRVHVVLYFIKPTGHGLKPLDIETMKKIATRANLIPVIAKSDTLTQQELNTFKLRIRQVIEAQDIKIFTPPIDENVMGSSGNPIADANTDENSVAFNNTAAMEHARQLIESMPFAVVGSEHKFTNAQGTEVIARKYPWGLVEVENDAHCDFRKLRSLLLRTNLLDLILSTEDIHYESYRALRLGGSKQEETDNSSVPIPTPARKLLSSNPKYKEEENALKKYFTEQVKAEEQRFRQWEQNIVNERLRLNSDLKDIQDKVKKLEDQVRNLQLKKY, from the coding sequence ATGTCATCAATTCCCGTAAGTGCTGAGAACACTAGTCAAATAGTAGGTATTTCTAATTTGCCTAATCAACGTTATAAGATTGTAAATGAACATGGTGGTCATTTTACTATGATGGTTTGTGGTGAAAGTGGTTTAGGTAAGACCACCTTTGTTAATACATTATTCCAAACTACTTTAAAACATTGTGTACAACGTCCTACATCTTCTTCCAACACTACCTCAAGTAGAAAGACCGTTGAAATTGACGTTATTCGTGCAGTTctagaagaaaaaaacttCAAATTAAGAGTAAATGTTATCGATACTCCAGGCTTTGGTGATAAtgttaacaataataagGCATGGCAGAGAATCATTGATTTCTTAGATGACCAACATGATTCTTACATGAGACAAGAACAGCAACCATATCGTGATATCAAATTCGATTTGAGGGTTCATGTCGTGttgtattttataaaacCAACTGGTCACGGTCTAAAGCCATTAGATATCGAAACTATGAAAAAGATTGCTACAAGAGCTAATCTTATTCCAGTCATTGCCAAGTCTGATACTTTAACTCAACAAGAACTAAATACCTTTAAACTAAGAATAAGACAAGTTATTGAAGCTCAggatataaaaatttttaccccaccaattgatgaaaatgttATGGGTAGTTCCGGTAACCCTATTGCTGATGCAAACACTGATGAAAATTCTGTAGCTTTCAACAATACTGCTGCAATGGAACATGCCCGTCAATTGATTGAGTCCATGCCATTCGCTGTTGTTGGTTCAGAACATAAATTTACAAACGCACAAGGCACTGAAGTTATTGCTAGAAAATACCCATGGGGTCTTGTAGAAGTCGAAAATGACGCTCATTGTGATTTCCGTAAACTAAGAAGTTTATTGTTAAGAACCAATTTACttgatttgattttatcaACCGAAGATATCCATTATGAATCATACAGAGCATTAAGATTGGGTGGTAGCAAACAAGAAGAGACAGACAACTCATCTGTTCCAATTCCAACTCCAGCAAGGAAACTACTTTCAAGCAATCCTAAGtacaaagaagaagaaaatgcaTTAAAGAAATACTTTACTGAACAAGTCAAGGCCGAAGAACAAAGATTTAGACAATGGgaacaaaatattgttaatgAAAGATTAAGACTAAATTCTGATCTGAAGGATATCCAAGATAAGGTGAAGAAATTAGAAGACCAAGTAAGAAACTTACaactaaaaaaatattag
- the GRE3 gene encoding trifunctional aldehyde reductase/xylose reductase/glucose 1-dehydrogenase (NADP(+)) (similar to Saccharomyces cerevisiae GRE3 (YHR104W); ancestral locus Anc_5.409), with the protein MSKLITLNNGLKMPIVGLGCWKIPNDTCAAQVYEAIKLGYRAFDGAQDYGNEKEVGEGINQAISEGIVKREELFVISKLWNSYHDPKHVKMALQRTLSDMKLDYLDLYYIHFPIAFKFVPFEEKYPAGFYTGKEDAEKGIISEEVVPLIDTYRAMEQLATDGLIKSIGISNFNGALIQDLLRSCKIKPTCLQIEHHPYLTQPHLIEYCKLNDIQVVAYSSFGPQSFLELNVQKALDAKVLFEHEVIKSIATNHSVEPSQVLLRWATQRGIAIIPKSSKKERLLENLLIDEKLTLSEQELSTISDLNIGLRFNDPWDWNNMKFPIFA; encoded by the coding sequence ATGTCTAAATTAATTACTTTAAACAATGGTTTGAAAATGCCAATAGTCGGTTTGGGTTGTTGGAAAATTCCTAATGATACTTGTGCAGCTCAAGTTTATGAAGCTATAAAATTGGGTTATAGAGCTTTCGATGGTGCTCAAGATTATGGTAATGAAAAGGAAGTAGGTGAAGGTATCAACCAAGCTATCAGTGAAGGTATTGTAAAGAGAGAGGAATTGTTTGTCATCTCTAAATTATGGAACTCTTATCACGATCCTAAACATGTGAAAATGGCTTTACAGAGAACTTTAAGTGATATGAAACTAGATTATTTGGATTTGTACTACATTCATTTCCCTATTGCTTTCAAATTTGTTccatttgaagaaaaatatcCAGCAGGTTTCTATACTGGTAAAGAAGATGCAGAAAAAGGTATCATTTCCGAAGAAGTTGTGCCATTGATTGATACTTATAGGGCCATGGAGCAGTTGGCTACAGATGGATTAATTAAGTCTATTGGTATCTCGAACTTTAACGGTGCCTTAATTCAAGACTTATTGCGTAGTTGTAAAATAAAGCCAACATGTTTGCAAATTGAACACCATCCATATTTGACTCAACCTCATTTGATTGAATACtgtaaattaaatgatattcaAGTGGTAGCTTACTCCTCCTTTGGTCCTCAATCCTTCTTGGAATTGAATGTTCAAAAAGCTTTAGATGCCAAAGTGTTATTCGAACACGAAGTTATCAAAAGCATTGCCACTAATCACTCCGTTGAACCTTCACAAGTGTTATTGAGATGGGCTACACAGAGAGGTATTGCTATTATTCCAAAGTCTTCCAAGAAGGAAAGACTATTGGAAAACttattaattgatgaaaagtTAACTTTATCAGAACAAGAATTGAGTACTATCTCTGACTTGAACATTGGTTTGAGATTTAATGACCCATGGGACTGGAACAACATGAAATTCCCAATATTTGCCTAA